The following proteins are encoded in a genomic region of Primulina huaijiensis isolate GDHJ02 chromosome 3, ASM1229523v2, whole genome shotgun sequence:
- the LOC140972507 gene encoding uncharacterized protein encodes MARFKELFYGKYFPADVRGRVTREFMSLWQGNLSVAEFIRKFDRGCHFVPMIAGGAAQKLREDIYRRLANHALLDSGAAHSFISKSFVKRLGILPVAMDLGFRVSIPSGDQMFTFRIVRGLELKLQQKAMLEDLIVLQLPELPCGKPFVFEAARHQQMPHLISCMCARKLIKRRCQAFLASIVSVTEPTSQRLEDVDVVCEFSSPYLDQFVMIFFDDILIYLKNREEHSQQLRTVLYTLQDRRLYAKFSKCEFWLDRVKFLGHIVSQDGIEVDHSKVEAVKDWPVPKSVIEIRSFLGLASYYRKFIQGFPSIAVPPL; translated from the exons ATGGCCAGGTTCAAGGAGTTGTTCTACGGGAAATACTTTCCAGCTGATGTCAGGGGTCGCGTGACGAGAGAGTTCATGAGCCTCTGGCAGGGGAACTTATCTGTGGCGGAGTTCATCCGCAAGTTTGACaggggctgccattttgtgcccaTGATTGCAGGAGGTGCCGcccagaagctgag GGAGGATATATATCGCAGGTTAGCTAatcatgcattgctagattcaggggctGCGCATTCGTTTATATCCAAATCTTTCGTAAAGCGACTAGGAATCTTACCAGTAGCGATGGATTTAGGGTTCAGAGTATCGATTCCATCCGGGGATCAGATGTTCACCTTCCGGATAGTGAGAGGATTGGAGCTTAAATTGCAACAGAAGGCAATGCTGGAAGATCTGATAGTACTACAgttgccaga ACTGCCCTGTGGGAAGCCATTTGTTTTCGAGGCAGCTAGACATCAGCAGATGCCGcatctcatttcctgcatgtgtgcgaggaagcttatcaAGAGACGCTGCCAGGCATTCTTAGCCAGCATTGTATCAGTGACAGAGCCAACCAGTCAGAGGCTGGAGGACGTGGATGTAGTTTGTGAGTTCTCCAGT CCATAtttagatcagttcgtcatgaTCTTCTTTGACGATATCCTGATCTATTTGAAGAACagggaggagcacagtcagcaacTTAGGACAGTGTTATACACTCTACAGGATAGACGACTATATGCCAAGTTtagcaagtgtgagttctggctgGATAGAGTAaaattcttgggccacattgtatcGCAAGATGGCATAGAGGTCGACCAcagcaaagtggaagcagtcAAAGATTGGCCAGTTCCTAAGAGTGTGATAGAGATCCGTAGCTTCTTGGGATTGGCAAGTTACTACAGGAAATTCATCCAGGGCTTTCCTTCTATTGCGGTGCCTCCGCTTTaa